From the genome of bacterium (Candidatus Blackallbacteria) CG13_big_fil_rev_8_21_14_2_50_49_14, one region includes:
- the fghA gene encoding S-formylglutathione hydrolase, which produces MSEFHTGSDLARLSRVKAFGGWQETWLHSSESTGTSMKFGVYLPPQADDKPCPVVYWLSGLTCTEENFILKAGAQRYASELGLILVSPDTSPRGAHLPGEDDSWDFGTGAGFYLNATEEPWNRHYRMYDYVLKELPAVIEAEFLTSGKAAIAGHSMGGHGALVLALRNPERYTSVSAFAPICAPSQCAWGYKAFSCYLGSDPKTWEAYDAHLLIRKAEIHVPTKIDQGSADQFLAEQLKPELLEQAAHEAGYPIELQYREGYDHSYFFISTFIGEHLHWHADYLKA; this is translated from the coding sequence ATGTCTGAATTTCATACCGGGTCTGATCTGGCCCGTCTGAGCCGGGTCAAAGCCTTTGGCGGCTGGCAGGAAACCTGGCTTCACAGTTCAGAATCCACAGGCACTTCAATGAAGTTTGGCGTTTATCTGCCGCCCCAGGCCGATGATAAACCCTGCCCAGTCGTCTACTGGCTGTCTGGGCTGACCTGTACAGAAGAAAATTTTATTCTTAAAGCCGGCGCCCAGCGCTATGCCTCTGAATTGGGTCTGATTCTGGTTTCGCCAGATACCAGCCCCCGTGGAGCGCATTTACCCGGCGAAGACGATAGCTGGGATTTCGGCACCGGGGCAGGCTTTTATCTCAATGCCACCGAAGAACCCTGGAACCGTCACTACCGCATGTATGACTATGTGCTGAAGGAGTTGCCTGCCGTGATAGAAGCTGAATTTCTGACCTCCGGCAAGGCGGCTATTGCGGGGCACTCGATGGGGGGACATGGAGCCTTGGTTCTGGCTCTGCGCAACCCAGAGCGCTATACGTCAGTTTCGGCGTTTGCGCCGATCTGCGCACCCAGTCAATGTGCCTGGGGCTATAAGGCTTTCAGCTGTTACCTGGGCTCAGATCCCAAAACCTGGGAAGCCTATGATGCCCATCTCTTGATTCGCAAAGCCGAAATTCATGTGCCCACCAAGATTGATCAGGGCAGTGCAGATCAGTTTCTGGCAGAGCAGTTGAAGCCCGAATTGTTGGAGCAGGCGGCCCATGAGGCGGGCTATCCGATTGAGCTGCAATACCGCGAAGGCTATGATCACAGCTATTTCTTTATTTCAACCTTTATCGGGGAGCACCTGCACTGGCATGCGGATTATTTAAAGGCTTAA
- a CDS encoding S-(hydroxymethyl)glutathione dehydrogenase/class III alcohol dehydrogenase, whose translation MKTIAAVAFEAGKPLEIVEIDLQEPQAGEVLVRIVASGVCHTDAYTLSGDDPEGLFPVILGHEGGGIVEAVGAGVTSVQPGDHVIPLYTPECGECKFCTSGKTNLCQAIRSTQGKGLMPDGSSRFSYQGRMIHHYMGTSTFARHTVLPEIALAKINPAAPLEKVCLLGCGITTGIGAVLNTAKVTPGSSVAVFGLGGIGLSVIQGAVMAQAGRIIAVDTNPDKFEFARQLGATDCVNPKDYSAPIQEVIVELTDGGVDYSFECIGNVHVMRAALECCHKGWGESTIIGVAGAGQEISTRPFQLVTGRVWRGSAFGGVKGRSQLPGYVEKYLAGEIKVDEMITYTLPLAEINQAFDLMHQGKAIRSVVLHDV comes from the coding sequence GTGAAAACGATTGCTGCTGTTGCTTTTGAAGCGGGTAAACCCCTTGAAATTGTTGAGATTGATTTGCAGGAACCCCAGGCCGGTGAGGTGCTGGTGCGGATTGTGGCCAGTGGCGTCTGCCATACCGATGCCTATACCCTCTCGGGTGATGACCCAGAGGGCTTGTTTCCTGTGATTTTGGGGCATGAAGGAGGCGGCATTGTTGAAGCGGTAGGCGCGGGTGTGACCTCTGTTCAACCAGGAGATCACGTGATTCCCCTCTATACCCCGGAATGTGGGGAGTGCAAATTTTGCACTTCAGGCAAGACCAATCTCTGCCAGGCGATTCGCAGCACCCAAGGCAAAGGCTTGATGCCTGACGGCAGCTCCCGTTTTTCCTACCAAGGGCGCATGATTCATCACTATATGGGCACTTCTACCTTTGCCCGTCATACGGTTTTGCCCGAAATTGCCCTGGCGAAAATTAACCCTGCAGCCCCTTTGGAAAAAGTCTGTCTCTTGGGCTGTGGCATTACCACAGGCATTGGCGCTGTTTTGAATACCGCCAAAGTGACCCCAGGCTCAAGCGTGGCTGTATTTGGTTTGGGCGGAATTGGCCTGAGCGTGATTCAGGGTGCGGTGATGGCCCAAGCGGGCCGCATTATTGCCGTTGATACCAATCCCGATAAGTTTGAGTTTGCCCGCCAATTGGGAGCAACCGATTGCGTCAATCCCAAAGATTACAGTGCGCCGATTCAAGAGGTGATTGTGGAATTGACGGACGGGGGCGTGGATTATTCCTTTGAATGTATTGGCAATGTCCACGTCATGCGTGCTGCCCTTGAATGCTGTCACAAGGGTTGGGGGGAATCGACGATCATTGGCGTGGCAGGAGCCGGCCAAGAAATTTCTACCCGCCCTTTTCAGCTGGTGACCGGCAGAGTTTGGCGCGGCAGTGCTTTTGGCGGCGTCAAAGGGCGGAGCCAATTGCCGGGGTATGTAGAAAAATACCTGGCCGGTGAAATCAAAGTCGATGAAATGATTACCTATACCCTGCCCCTGGCTGAAATCAACCAGGCCTTTGATTTGATGCACCAGGGCAAGGCGATCCGTTCGGTGGTGCTTCACGATGTCTGA
- a CDS encoding uracil phosphoribosyltransferase, producing MLPDNLFVHDHPLIQRDMTLLRDKNTPSPIFRAMIKNLARYIVYEASSKLELAPQEVETPLGPCLGKRIKCSHIVLAPILRAGLCMIDGAFEVFPFAQVRHIGLYRNEETLLPVEYYVKIPEELAADTLVFILDPMLATGGSAIAAVDILKKRKVTNIHFCCLIASPEGIQKLSEAHPDIKIHTTSVDQGLNEIGYILPGLGDAGDRAFNT from the coding sequence ATGCTTCCAGATAATCTATTTGTACATGACCATCCTCTGATTCAAAGGGATATGACCCTTCTCAGAGATAAAAATACCCCTTCTCCAATTTTCCGGGCCATGATCAAAAATCTGGCCCGGTATATTGTATATGAGGCCTCCAGCAAACTTGAACTGGCACCTCAAGAAGTAGAAACTCCGCTTGGCCCCTGTCTGGGCAAGCGCATCAAATGCTCCCATATTGTTCTGGCTCCGATTCTTCGGGCCGGTTTGTGTATGATTGATGGAGCCTTCGAAGTGTTTCCCTTTGCACAGGTGCGCCATATTGGTCTCTACCGCAATGAAGAAACGCTTCTGCCCGTTGAGTACTATGTAAAAATCCCAGAAGAACTGGCAGCTGACACCCTGGTCTTTATTCTCGATCCCATGTTGGCAACAGGAGGTTCAGCGATTGCGGCCGTAGATATTCTGAAAAAACGTAAGGTGACGAATATTCACTTTTGTTGCCTGATTGCTTCACCCGAAGGCATTCAAAAACTCTCAGAAGCCCATCCTGATATCAAAATACACACAACCTCCGTTGATCAGGGACTCAACGAAATTGGTTATATTCTGCCAGGTCTCGGAGATGCTGGTGACAGGGCTTTTAATACTTGA
- a CDS encoding chemotaxis protein CheW translates to MDEFDLYEDDDINIGDTYLTFSIDHEEYAICVSYVTEIVRLQKIIEVPDVPNYIKGVINLRGKIIPVMDIRSRFNLQTVDYSDRTVIIVLELGDVLTGIAVDKVNDVTELPPHCIDPPPQYSRGGENQSVIKGIGKNGDHVYILLDTDCLIHNKEIHHALLEVS, encoded by the coding sequence ATGGATGAATTCGACTTGTATGAAGATGATGATATTAATATTGGTGATACTTATTTAACTTTTTCAATTGATCATGAAGAATATGCAATCTGCGTAAGTTATGTCACCGAAATTGTCAGACTTCAAAAAATAATTGAAGTTCCCGATGTTCCAAACTATATCAAAGGTGTCATCAATTTACGTGGAAAAATTATCCCTGTCATGGATATCCGCAGCCGCTTCAATTTACAGACTGTCGATTATTCAGATCGCACAGTCATCATTGTCTTGGAGCTGGGGGATGTTTTAACCGGTATTGCGGTAGACAAGGTCAACGATGTGACTGAGCTTCCCCCTCATTGTATCGATCCTCCTCCCCAATATTCGCGTGGAGGAGAAAACCAATCGGTGATTAAAGGCATTGGTAAAAACGGGGATCATGTCTATATTCTTTTGGATACAGACTGTCTCATACATAACAAAGAAATTCATCATGCCCTACTTGAAGTCTCTTAA
- a CDS encoding DNA-binding response regulator, with protein MNSLTAAKILLIEDEAQISRFIELELKCEGYQVECANNGISGLTLAREKIFDLIILDRMLPGIDGMEICRRLRRDSQIPILMLTARSEVQDRVEGLDSGANDYLTKPFHLEELLARIRLQLRLNQNKNEDELAFEHLRLNLRSREVFSGEIPLHLAPREFELLALLMQNPRTVLTRSHILSSVWGWGNDVQESVLDVYIHALREKTEQTHQPRLIQTVRGIGYILKESP; from the coding sequence ATGAATTCCCTGACAGCAGCAAAAATTCTGCTGATTGAAGACGAAGCCCAAATCTCGCGGTTCATTGAACTTGAATTGAAATGCGAAGGCTATCAAGTTGAATGCGCCAATAACGGGATTTCAGGGCTGACTCTGGCCAGAGAAAAAATTTTTGATCTGATTATTCTAGATCGCATGTTGCCTGGCATTGATGGCATGGAAATCTGTCGACGTTTACGCCGGGACTCTCAGATTCCCATTCTCATGCTCACGGCACGCAGTGAAGTTCAAGACAGGGTAGAGGGTTTGGATTCAGGGGCCAATGACTACCTGACCAAACCCTTTCACCTGGAAGAACTTTTGGCACGTATCCGTCTGCAATTGCGCTTAAACCAGAACAAAAACGAAGATGAACTGGCCTTTGAGCATTTACGTTTGAACCTGCGTAGCCGTGAAGTATTTTCAGGAGAAATCCCCCTTCATCTGGCCCCAAGAGAATTTGAACTGCTGGCACTTTTGATGCAAAACCCTCGTACCGTTTTAACCCGCTCGCATATCTTAAGCTCTGTCTGGGGCTGGGGAAACGATGTACAGGAAAGCGTGCTGGATGTGTATATCCATGCTTTGCGCGAAAAAACGGAACAAACCCATCAACCCCGTCTAATTCAAACCGTGCGGGGAATAGGCTATATTCTCAAAGAATCCCCATGA